One Diabrotica virgifera virgifera chromosome 3, PGI_DIABVI_V3a genomic window carries:
- the LOC114342792 gene encoding uncharacterized protein LOC114342792: MAPDFRKKAVSAVGGSDYEVMLLTLFAAGGLHEYRDHNWRLSNENTKAGKFEDLIFETEFGDILLQAKHKENGTLNDNDFLSVHSSNPFSLAKYILSFKQDIKDFKNESLILCTNSQLNKKTELFDNGSSEEYQIISKICIDVQMYKLRHETLIETLLNAVTEYKNKLKEGQEFKDVVVDKGDIEFFVKKFVCIVLPDGTIENSIRCRLDSFEKQYNISTSYKYVTDQIKNWYSEKPSKACYMTNDYFKSILYSECSKKYIESFLSETIEFESTYKFSEFNLVLGEAINLKIIKIFHSLGLTYSTPGMLKENLYNKILFFRVNSCLKLVQEFINCFYINKYKYLIVLFDDAKSSDVLEFCGKVKLEMSKLKHGNSKTIIYVLNKQSLIKDNSFHTFCEPLSLNDFTYNTKNYFLQKKIIFQGLPTNLNTFVDFVDEKLLSDLYSVEEYNIGEPLKKLGEISNYYIKRTLNTMYSSINEDELLEKCEEKFLVISDQPGSGKSTLLVEMANNLKTLNPQHWILPLNLKTTVRYLNQKEYISLFEALDTLEQYCKNEFERRLLRHLPKVIIVDGIDEISEKDRKALIFFLNKVSLLDEDVVKILVTTRNYTFILEEFATINDLLILTLQEFSEKDQIEFFEKYFYFKQKFDKVDIPKFIKTLPDVLLHFLSIPLYTEMVADIVFDKICEGTTSFKSLEFKHNNTYELFELFLQRKRDVFVRTKSNSNNDSVLCIILDDCFRRYLEDLEIHAIKTNFNDTKFLKLLNVDVNQYIEKTVLHVGILEHTQNNIIFVHKAFEEFFVARYIWKQLKNNENNEELFLFIYQEIFLRIEKQNICHFIDCILEQEQDTQKNDQISQNFGNILENLWISSREQNKNIMNLASQGSVNILKLLLENCKTVPDFINNRGKHGETAVLLAGHHLPTIEYLVKKGADISAKDNNGFTILHYATTQFSSFEDFESQLSALSSSLHYRQMMIHIQSVRTNLYMYKELDTYIKRLGSQHQKSLILRREENNFNKIADYCQSKGIDFNKATNIGTSILHYVAYCGRYKEFKYLITEEASIFHKDSYKNNTVHYAVLGGNVSILHFLYKKNINLNEKNSNGVAPIHFIPIGNSIDVANFFISIKDKVKIDTEDFFGRNLLFYINSATSLELVQLLINCGIDVNQRSSDLRYNILHMAAYTGALEIVKYLMNAYPNLYCADKIGQFPEHYAAEGDSVNVLKYFLKAKSDITTLIDLRGQSVLHLAAVGDSLNAVKYLVEVLGMNPDLTDFALRTAVHCAAAADSRKVIEYFITRNVNLNLRDDIGATVLHYAAGSNSRAVFEYLYHQENLDKSAVDYNGNHCLHYSVKSNTLKILSFLLESGVNYKVVDYQDNNILHTASSCNALETTQYIFDNYPDLYVQNKSDKLPLHYAVEVDALNIVKYYIKKGKNHAILLKNKVNILHLASSKNAINVFMFLIEDLNMDPKIGNQDGKFCIHYAAENDAFEIIRYLELRGFKFTDTDLNGCNVLHHAASGNAIKSLEYFTNEKYMPLLTPDKGGKLPLHYACRNNNLNVVKYWLQSGLPIDISDYRKNNVLHWCAIGNALETLRFLIKQCHFDKLQYKDINGKMPLHLAVEYDSVEVLDFILNYDIFTVIDQDGNTLLHIAAQYDSIKVIKYLLNEQGIYNYLNNNLSYLFNLHQKTPIDIAIMNKSQKIMEYFNINQTEKRKYCAVM, translated from the coding sequence ATGGCACCCGATTTCAGGAAGAAAGCAGTTTCTGCAGTCGGTGGATCAGATTATGAAGTGATGCTGTTAACGTTGTTTGCTGCAGGAGGACTCCACGAATATCGAGACCACAATTGGAGATTGTCAAATGAAAACACAAAAGCTGGAAAATTCGAAGATTTGATATTCGAAACAGAATTTGGCGACATCCTTCTTCAAGCTAAACATAAGGAGAACGGCACACTAAACGATAACGATTTTTTATCAGTTCATTCTTCCAATCCTTTTAGCTTGGCCAAATATATTCTTTCTTTTAAACAAGATATTAAAGATTTCAAGAATGAGTCTTTGATACTCTGCACTAACAGTcaactaaataaaaaaactgaattATTTGATAATGGTTCTTCCGAAGAATACCAGATTATTTCTAAAATATGTATAGATGTCCAAATGTATAAACTGAGGCATGAAACATTAATAGAAACATTGCTAAACGCGGTTACAGAATACAAAAATAAGCTGAAAGAGGGTCAAGAATTTAAAGATGTAGTGGTAGATAAAGGTGATatagaattttttgtaaaaaagtttgtatgtattgtTCTTCCAGATGGTACTATTGAAAATTCTATTAGATGTCGACTAGATAGTTTTGAGAAACAGTACAACATTTCTACTAGTTACAAATATGTAACAGATCAGATAAAAAATTGGTATTCAGAAAAGCCATCTAAAGCGTGTTACATGACGAACGACTACTTTAAATCAATTTTATACTCAGAATGtagcaaaaaatatatagaatcttTTTTAAGTGAGACAATCGAGTTTGAAAGCACTTATAAGTTTTCGGAATTTAATTTAGTGTTAGGTGAAGCCATAAATCTgaaaatcattaaaatatttcACAGTTTGGGACTTACCTATTCTACGCCGGGTATGCTGAAAGAAAACCTCTATAATAAAATCCTATTTTTCAGAGtaaacagttgtttaaaattggTACAAgagtttattaattgtttttacataaataaatacaaatatttaataGTTCTATTTGATGACGCTAAAAGCTCCGATGTCTTAGAGTTCTGCGGTAAAGTTAAACTTGAAATGAGTAAATTAAAACATGGAAATTCAAAAACTataatatatgttttaaataAGCAAAGTTTGATTAAAGACAATTCCTTTCATACATTTTGTGAGCCGCTTTCGTTAAATGACTTTACATATAacacaaaaaattattttcttcaaaagaaaataatatttcaagGATTACCTACAAATCTCAACACCTTTGTTGATTTTGTCGATGAAAAGTTACTGTCTGATCTCTATAGTGTCGAAGAATACAATATTGGAGAACCTTTAAAAAAGTTGGGTGAAATATCAAACTATTATATCAAAAGAACATTAAATACCATGTATAGTTCTATCAATGAAGACGAACTGTTAGAAAAGTGCGAagaaaaatttttggttatttccgATCAACCAGGTTCGGGAAAAAGTACTCTATTGGTAGAAATGGctaataatttaaaaacattAAATCCTCAACATTGGATTTTGCCTTTGAATTTAAAAACAACGGTAAGATACCTTAATCAAAAGGAGTATATATCTTTATTTGAGGCTCTAGACACTCTAGAGCAATACTGTAAAAATGAATTTGAAAGAAGATTATTAAGGCACTTGCCAAAAGTAATTATAGTTGACGGAATTGACGAAATAAGCGAAAAAGACAGAAAAGCTCTAATTTTTTTCCTTAACAAGGTATCACTTTTAGATGAAGATGTTGTAAAAATACTTGTTACAACCAGAAATTACACATTTATCTTAGAAGAATTTGCAACTATAAATGATTTGTTAATTTTAACACTGCAGGAATTTTCAGAAAAAGATCAAATAGAATTTTTTGAAAAGTACttttattttaagcaaaaatttGATAAAGTAGATATTCCAAAATTCATAAAAACTTTACCAGATGTACTTTTACACTTTCTAAGTATACCTCTTTATACTGAAATGGTGGCAGATATCGTCTTTGACAAAATTTGTGAAGGAACTACTTCATTTAAAAGTTTAGAGTTTAAACACAATAACACTTATGAACTATTTGAACTCTTTTTGCAAAGGAAACGAGATGTTTTTGTACGTACTAAAAGTAATTCTAATAACGATTCTGTATTGTGTATAATACTGGATGATTGCTTTCGACGGTACTTGGAAGATCTTGAAATTCACGcaataaaaacaaattttaacgatacaaaatttttaaaattgcttAATGTTGATGTAAATCAATATATAGAGAAAACTGTGTTACATGTAGGAAtcttggaacatacacaaaacaatataatatttgTACATAAGGCATTTGAAGAATTTTTTGTAGCACGATATATATGGAAGCAattgaaaaataatgaaaataatgaggaactatttttattcatatatcaggaaatatttttaaggatagaaaaacaaaatatatgtcattttatCGACTGTATTTTGGAGCAGGAACAGGATACTCAAAAAAATGATCAAATTTCGCAGAACTTTGGAAATATTCTAGAAAACCTTTGGATCTCTTCGCgggaacaaaataaaaatattatgaaCCTAGCTTCCCAGGGGTCAGTTAATATTTTAAAACTGTTACTTGAAAATTGTAAAACAGTTCCTGATTTTATTAATAACAGGGGCAAACATGGAGAGACAGCTGTACTTTTAGCAGGTCATCATCTACCAACCATTGAATACTTGGTAAAAAAGGGAGCGGATATTTCTGCGAAAGATAATAATGGTTTTACAATACTTCATTATGCAACAACACAATTTTCAAGTTTTGAAGACTTCGAGTCGCAGCTATCTGCACTTAGTAGTTCTCTACATTACCGACAAATGATGATCCATATACAGTCGGTACGTACTAATCTATACATGTACAAAGAACTGGATACTTATATAAAACGTTTGGGTTCGCAGCATCAGAAAAGCTTAATTCTGAGACGagaagaaaataattttaataaaatagcAGATTACTGCCAAAGCAAAGGAATTGATTTTAATAAAGCAACGAACATAGGGACTTCCATCTTACATTATGTAGCGTACTGCGGTAGATACAAAGAATTTAAATATTTGATAACAGAAGAAGCGTCAATATTTCATAAAGACTCTTATAAAAATAACACAGTACATTACGCAGTGCTTGGAGGAAATGTAAGTATCctccattttttatataagaaaaacataaatcttaatgaaaaaaattcaaatggAGTAGCGCCGATACATTTTATTCCTATTGGCAATTCAATTGACGtagctaatttttttattagtattaaagATAAAGTCAAGATTGATACGGAAGACTTTTTCGGCAGAAACttacttttttatattaattctGCTACCTCGCTAGAATTAGTTCAATTATTGATTAATTGCGGCATAGATGTTAACCAACGAAGTTCTGATTTACGATATAATATATTGCATATGGCTGCGTATACGGGTGCCCTTGAAATTGTTAAATATTTGATGAATGCATACCCTAATCTATATTGTGCTGACAAAATTGGACAGTTTCCAGAACATTACGCGGCTGAAGGTGATTCTGTAAATGtgttaaaatattttctaaaggCAAAATCAGATATAACCACTCTTATCGACTTAAGGGGGCAATCGGTTCTTCATTTGGCTGCTGTAGGAGATTCTCTAAATGCAGTTAAGTATTTAGTAGAGGTATTGGGAATGAATCCTGATCTTACAGATTTCGCTTTAAGAACAGCCGTTCATTGTGCTGCTGCAGCTGATTCTagaaaagttatagaatattttaTAACACGAAACGTTAACTTAAACTTACGTGATGACATAGGAGCTACAGTTTTGCACTATGCAGCAGGCAGCAATTCTCGTGCTGTATTTGAGTACCTATATCACCAAGAAAACTTGGATAAATCTGCTGTTGACTATAATGGAAATCACTGCTTACATTACTCTGTCAAATCTAATACATTAAAAATATTGTCATTCTTGTTAGAGTCTGGAGTGAATTATAAAGTAGTTGATTACCAAGATAATAATATCCTACACACAGCCTCAAGTTGTAACGCTTTAGAAACTACGCAGTATATTTTTGACAATTATCCAGATTTGTACGTGCAAAACAAATCTGACAAATTACCTCTTCATTATGCCGTTGAAGTAGATgctttaaatatagttaaatattATATCAAGAAAGGTAAAAATCATGCTATTTTATTAAAGAATAAAGTCAATATTCTGCATCTGGCATCGAGCAAAAATGCTATTAACGTCTTTATGTTTTTAATCGAAGACTTAAATATGGATCCAAAAATAGGTAATCAAGATGGAAAATTTTGTATTCATTATGCTGCCGAGAACGATGCTTTCGAAATAATCAGATATTTAGAGTTAAGAGGATTTAAATTTACTGATACTGATTTAAACGGTTGCAATGTCTTACATCATGCGGCTTCTGGAAATGCTATTAAATCTTTAGAATATTTTACAAACGAAAAATACATGCCACTTTTAACACCAGataaaggtgggaaactaccACTTCATTACGCTTGTcgaaataataatttaaatgttgtcAAATATTGGCTGCAATCAGGATTACCAATCGATATTTCCGATTATCGAAAAAACAATGTTTTACACTGGTGTGCCATTGGAAACGCTTTGGAGACTTTAAGATTTTTAATAAAGCAATGCCACTTTGACAAACTACAGTATAAAGATATTAACGGAAAAATGCCTCTTCATCTTGCAGTGGAGTATGATTCTGTCGAGGTCCTGGATTTTATACTCAACTATGATATCTTTACGGTTATAGATCAAGATGGTAATACCTTACTTCACATTGCTGCACAATATGATtcaattaaagtcattaaatatTTACTAAATGAGCAGGGTATATACAATTACTTAAACAACAATTTAAGTTATTTATTTAATCTCCACCAGAAAACTCCCATTGACATTGCAATCATGAACAAGTCTCAAAAGATAATggaatattttaatataaaccAAACGGAGAAacgtaaatattgtgctgttatgTAA